The Drosophila sulfurigaster albostrigata strain 15112-1811.04 chromosome 3, ASM2355843v2, whole genome shotgun sequence genomic sequence ATATCATATTTTTTACTCTTCCTTTGCAGCTTAATAActgcaattattttgtaaatcgCTCGACAAAAAGTGATACGAAATAGATTGGAATCGGGGAATCTTGGGAGGAAAACCAAAACGCCCAAGTATGGAGAGTTTATTCCAATCATATCCAGAGGATGCACGCCGCATTGGCGAAGAGTATCTATCAAGTCTCACGGATTTGAATTGCAATAGCAAGCCGCTCATCAATATGCTCACAATGCTCGCAGAGGAGAACATCAACTATGCCCAAGTTATCGTGCGCGTGGTGGAATATCACATCAGCCAggttaaaaactaattaattaactgCTACAAACACAGATATACAcagttaaaaacaaaaaaaaaacaggcatctatacatatacatacacaaagtGTAAAATGTGTTCCGAGACCTCGTAACGAACACCGCCCGATCGGCAGTTGTGTTAACTCATGTTCTCCATGTCCAAAATGTATTAGTGACCATAGGTCCATCACATTTCTGAGTTGAAAAACTATCAATAACTTCGATCGTTCGAttaataattaacaacaaGTACAGCATTGTTGACGATCGATCGATCAACTTGATGTACAAATTAGTGATAGGTTTCCATTTTTGTCAACAATGGAGCAGCATAAAATGCTACAATTTAATGTATAATTGCATAATGCATAATTCATTCATCATCCTTTCTTGccttttaaaaatttttccggCCAACAGATGCTAAATTGTATTATCTTACAACGTCTATTGGTTTAggatatataaaatttaaaatcgaaattatgCGTGATtcacttgaaattttttttattgggtTTTAAGCAGAGACTGATTTATCCTCTACAAGGTAAGACGTTGCGTttacttaatatttcttttcttcttatCCTCGTTATCCTTGAAgtacataaaatacacaaaaaagaaatagaaaagaaaattgcaataaaaagaaaaaatacttaaacaaTTGTGATGAAgttgtcttttattttatacaaaaacattgacaaataataaatgccaATAAAAACAAGCAGCGATTTCTgttgaaaaaggaaaagagagaacatcaaaaacaatttggccaaaacaaaggatacaaattttaaaggaTCATCATTGTTGtacacatttttgttttttaagacAATGAGTTTAAAGCTATCTATAACAATTTTAACACactcaaaaaatgtaattttgatGCGCCTTTTCGTATAAATacgtaataaatatttatactcaTTGATTTCTGCCACAATCGGATTTATTGTTTGCCAAGAAATCGGTTTGTTCAATGACACATAATGAAATTCGGTAGCTAAACTGTAGATGTTTGCTAATTTTTGACTTTAATCTACTGTCCCCACTTCCCTTAATAACATGGAGATTCATCTGTGTACATcagctgtcgtcgtcgtcgttctcgtcatcgtcgtcgttgtcaaTCGTGATCGGGACATTGTGAATTGATGATGTGCCTCATTGATCTGTGTCCTTACACAACTCCGCTAGCGACGTTGCAGAAacttatgttttatttattcttaccTATCTTACCAAATCAAACAGGTGCCGCCAGAATTCAAATTGCCCatactatatttaattgattcaaTAATTAAGAATGTGAAAAGCAGTTACGTCCAGCTGTTTGGGCAATGTATAGTCAATATTTTTCTCCACGCCTTCGAATCGGTAAGTCCTAAAGTGAAACCTTAATTCTCTCAAACAACTGATATCCACTTCAATACAAACTTGTGTTATTTCCATTGGATTTTTTAGGTGCAACATTCGCCGTCTCAGGTCTTGGAAAAGGTCAGAGAACGCATGTATCTATTGCGACAGACCTGGAACGAGGTATTTCCGGCCTCCAAGATGTATGCGCTGGATGTGAAAGTAAAACGCCTCGATAACAATTGGCCCATCACAGCTAAACCAAGTCAGGCCACAAAAATACATGTTAATCCGGCCATACACGTGAATCCCGATTTTCTTAAGACGGTAAGCCATTGAATATGAATACTAAATGAGAAGCACACAATCAAATAACTTAACATATTGTGGAACCACAGGGAATGGTGTCAATGCCTGTAAACAACACATTACAAAGCGACATGGAGGAGATTCTTCAGGCCAAAACTCGGGAGCTGTTGGAGCTAAAGAAACGAAAGCTTGAACTGGAATTGGAGCAaactaaattgcatttaaaggAACAGGAGCGTCAATTAAGCCAGGCCACTGATGCCATTTCAGTTGCACCTATGACAGTGGCAGCTCCCACAACATCGTTGCGACCACCTGGCATGGAGACCATATTAGCTCCAActggagctgctgttgcaccaATGTATCCCAGCGGAATGCGTCAAATGCGACCAATGGCACCTGCAGTTGCCGGTGGCATGCCGCCAGTAATTGGACAACAACCGGTAAGTACTTATTGATGACTTTCCCCAAATATCAGACGCTCTAACGATAAGGGCTATTGCAGCCGTTTGCGAATAAACCAAAGGTTCACCCGGTTAATCCGGCTATGCTAAGCTCGGTGCGTCAAAGGGATCCACGACTGGCGCGCCAGCAGCAGTCGCAACCATCGTCGCAAATGGCAGCTCCAATGCGCACTGCTGATCCGCGTTTGGAGGGCCACAAAACATCTTCCTCCTCATCATCGTCAACACACAAATCTAGTCGCTCACGTAGCAAATCTCCAATGCGTAACTCGGGCAGCAGTCGCTCCAGCAAgagcgtcagcagcagcaaccatcaTCATACTTCGTCCAGTGGAAACAGCAGTCGCAAGCGTAGCGAGTCGAAGAGTTCCACGGCATCGACATCGTCGTCTGGCTCCGATGGTAGGCATAAAAGCAGCAACTCCGGAGGATCACCGGTTAAGCGGTCATCAAGCTCACGTGATAAGCCATCGAATAAGGAGCAAAATGAACGCTATGCCCACAATGGCGGATCGCCTGTGCCTTCGAAGCGCAAAAGCAGTTCACCAGCCAGCTCACCAGCAAAATCAAAGCGtaatgccacacacaaatcTTCATCATCCTCTTCATCGTCAACGTCAAGGCGTGATGGTGCTAGTAGCAAGCCAAGCAGTTCCAGCAATCAACGTTCCCGCAGTCGCTCACCCATTTACAAAGATGTGGATATGCGCAGCGTAACACGAAGCAAGTCACCAGAGGTGGCGTCGGGACAGGGAGCACCATCAACAGCGACTGCAGCGAAGATCCAAactgccgcagcagcagctacaacaacgcCAGATACTGCACTCAACGCAATCGATTTAGAGAAACgtaagaaacaatttttaattctaATCTCACATTTGTTAGCCAACAGCCAAGTCGAGATCGAAagcgaaatcgaaatcgataCCCGTAGGCATGCAAATGACAAAGTAGTTGAAATATTCAGAAATTACAAACCAAATTGGCGGCACCATGGGCTCACACCTGGCCAAGGTCAATGGGGAGGAGGGGTTGTTGTGGGAGTGTGTTGATCGTTTTTCAATCGCATGCAACTATTTGCATATATCCGATTCATGCAGTTGATGAACCTTCAGTTGTCCACAAATTGTAAGTAAATTGCAAAACGTAAGCTTATACACATGAAAGCAAATCGAATACGGAGAAAGCTTATACGCTGTAAATCCCTAAGAACATTTGATATTGTTGATAAGCTTATTAACTTGCTACTGAATTAATTGCTAATATTTCAACTGTTGGAAATCCTGGCATTGTCTCAGAAGAATTTCATATTGAAACGTTTGATAGTATATACAACTAATTGGTGAGTTTATTCACTCGTTGCTCCACTCGGCACATTTTCTGTGGCTATATTtacctatatatatttattccaaaattttactcaatattatttaataataacatatttacaacattttttaatacttaagAAACATATTGAAGTTTACTAAAGAAACAAGAGAAACTAACTTACTAAAagatgaaaaagaaaacaaatccaataaaaagtgttttaaaacCTTTTGCATTCCAGTTGttttaattacataaaataatgcaaaactTAGCCAGGTGTCGCCTTTGGTGTAATTTTAAGTCTATTTACTTTGTGTAATTGTATAAACTAAAGATACATATGATCCGTGATAAACGATAAATAACTGTGATGCAATTGTAcctgataaaaaaaatcagtTGATAAAAACTAAGAAGAAATAAAGACTGcagtttttaaattgttgttgttaacgtctaaaaaaaacttttaaacaattcctatttaatattaaaacttttcataaacaaactcatatttatttaagtgtaTTGTAGCTGTATTATCATAATACAAACCTTCGATTATACGTCTCACACTTAACCTGTTTAAATATCTacgtatatattatattatttttattacacctatttttattattttttatacttgtAGAACGgcacttttttttactatttttcaatttctttttatttttgttaatctAACTCGATTCCTTTACGGATCTAAATCAAATCTTTTAGagtattgttattgtttcttttttatgattttccaCTAATTTTTCTAGCCCATTTGCTGTGCCTGGTGTTTGTTGATGCCCTAAAATATTGATCattttaattcttaattttttgattttttttatttaattttaaactcttaatttaattaggCCGTGAGTTATTTTTCGTAATATCATAGTTTTCGTTTGGCACAACCAAAATTTCTTAATCGTTTGTTGGAAGCCTAAAACAATTCTAGCTACATTTCAAATACTTGAACCAGGGCCTCGTCCatcagcaactgttgctgctgctgcttccagTACGGCGCCGCATTTAGAGGCACAAATAATGGACGTCGATATGAGGCCATTTGCCTCGTTGTCGTTGGCCAAGCCAGCGACGCCGCCGCCTCCGGTAATAACAATCGGCAGACCGTCAGCAACATCTAATCCAGAATCGAGCAACAGCATCACCGGCACAACAAACGCTAGCAGCGACTCCAACGCATCGAACAGTTCCTCCAAATTGCCCACAAAAGTGTcgttcaaaatacaaaaaccgtttaataaattagaaaaatctACAGCGCATTTATCAACAGCATCACTGCTAGCAGCAACCGCCATCGCACCATCATTAACAGCCGACGTCGCCAACGTGAAGCAACCGTCACCTGCACCCTCTTCTTCGTTGCAACAGTCAATTAACAAATTGATGAATCCTGCTCAGACGCAGGTTGGCGGCGAGAAACGTTCAGCTGGTCAACTGCCCTTAGATCACGATGACGTTGAAGAAGATGAACATCtccaacagccacagcagaaaCGCAGCAAATCAGCCAAATTGGATGCGTAAGTACAGAAGAACATTATATCATTACTATCTATATTATTGTAACTTGCATATTAATTGTTATGAACTCTTTCCAGACTCTTTGGCAGCGAGGATGTCGATTTGCGTCGAGTGTTGCCCGGCAAACCAGTTGCAATTGGTGCCAGTAGTGTAATTGTCGTTGAAGATGACTCTATGGATAACTGCGACTCTGATAAAGTGAGCCAGATTTACTTTATAAATTCCTATTTGTGactaaatttgatttcaattatcTTCTATTAGCAGTCTGCAAAAGCTTCCCACAGAAAACCATCGCTGGATGAACTTCGCGCCAAACTTGCAACGACTGCACGCAATAACCAAAAGCTCTCCAAGGGCGGTAAGTACCTAGAACATAAAGTGTTTGTAATTCAACTCAATCTAACTACTTTCAACACATATACAGAAAAACTGAAAGACCATCCTGTAACCCAACGTCTCAAACAACTGGCAGAATTGAAGCCCAACGATGACTCGCAGGAGGCGCACGATGAAACAATGCGCACGATACTGAGTCAAGCGCAGGAGATGTTTGAGAATCATGGCATGAATGAGGATCAATACAAAGATCTAGTCACTAAAGTGGTGGCTATGAACGAGAGCAGCAAATTGAAGGACAATCGCAGACGCGATCCCGCCGATGATGAGGATTCAGATCGAAATGCAGCTCGTGATGCAGTGTTGCGCAAACGTATACCAAAGCTAAAGGGCAACGAGAATCATGCCTCTAGTTCACCACGTAGCGACGGCGATCCCCGAGGATACGAGGATCAACATCTTGTAAATAATGAAAAGGCTCAGGCGCAATCCAAGCTATCGAAGTCAAAGCGGGACGGCAAGCGACGAAAGCCAAGCAAGTGGGGCGACCAGGTGGATCCAGCAGCTGCACAGCGTGCTGCATGGCAGTTGgctcaaaacaataacaacaataataataataacaataagcGTATGCCGGTTGCAAATGTCGCAGCTGGCGGTGCTTTTCGAAGCACGCCTTGGCAGCATCCTCCGATGGTTATAGCACAAGCTGCAGTGCCACCGCCACCACAGCCGCCGACAATGATGGGCATGCCGAATGTGGCACCGGCTGCTATGACCAAAGCCATTAACTCGCTGGATAATCCCATGGCGGACATGGTGCGTAGCATAACCATTGATGGGGGCAGCAAGGAGATACGTTTCTATAATCAAGTGGCTGTTATTTTCATGGATGGCGATGAGCCGCACGAGATTGGATTCCAGCATGGTCAACGGGCTATTTATATTGATCACAATGAGCCGCTGGCCTTAAGTTTCAATGATGATTACAAACCCTTTCAACTGGAAGGTCAATTGCATCGCATACGCTTTGGCCACCCCTCACGTGAACTCTACATCGATGATCACTGGTACGAAATCTACTTTGGTGGTCCTCCCGTTTCCCTGCCCATTGGCAACAAACTTCATGTGCTGAAGGCAGAAGGACCTCCACCAAATGTGGACATTGGACGTGTGCGCCGTGATCTGGTTGTAGGCAAGATCAACATGATTGTGGATGCCCACACCATTGTGCCCCTCTTCCTGGATGGCCGGCAGCAGACGTTCCTTTTGGGTGCCGAACAGCATTCACTCCAGTTTGTAGACAGCTTTCTGTACGCTTTGCTCGACGGACAGCTGCAGAAGCTTGAGTACGGCGGATTGCCCAAAAGCATGAAGCTCAATGGTGGACGCAATTGTTTCATACGTTTTGGAACTCTGCCCAAGGGAGTACAAGCCGGCAAAGCACATGTGCAAGATATGGTGTACATCAAGACCGATGCACCTGCTGAACCACCACAGCCTCCACCATTACCTGTGCCAGTAACTGCTCCAATACAGGGAATTGTGCCCCTAGAACAGCCGACTGCAAGTTCACTAGCTGGAGCCCCCGCGGGAGGAGGAAATGCAGCAGTGTCGCTcccggcagctgcagcagcgctCAGCAATCTCAATATCGATGAACTCTTCCAGAAGCTCGTCTCGTCTGGCATTATTGGGGCACCTTCCACAGTCCCGGCTCCAGTTACGAGTAACGTGAGCGTTCCTGGATTGGAGGTTACATCCAACTCAAGCAAAGACGCAGCTCCTGCAGTAGCAGTCCCTATTCCCGCAGCAACACCTAGCGAGCCCATCAAACGTATCGATCTAAACAAACCGGATACCATCAAGACGCGCCAAACAGCGGTCATCGCAACGCTTTATTTGGGCATGCAATGCAGCAGTTGCGGTGTGCGCTTCCCACCTGAACAGACTATCAAATACAGCCAGCATTTAGATTGGCATTTCCGACAGAATCGCCGTGAACGTGACTCCACGCGTAAGGCAACATCGAAGCGCTGGTTCTATGATCTCACTGATTGGCGACAATACGAGGAAATCGAGGACGTGGAAGAGCGCGAAAAGAACTTTTTGGAGGCGCAGGGTCAACAGCTTGGTCCCGATGCTGCCGACGAGGTGTCGCAGCAACGTTCTATGGACTCGCCTATGCCCAGCTGTGCGGCCGGAACGGATGACGTTGATCGGTGCTGTGATATGTGTCATGAGAAATTTGAGCAGTTTTACAACGAGGAGCTGGAAGAGTGGCATCTGCGCTCAGCTATTCGTGTGGAGGACAAGATCTATCATCCTCTATGCTATGAGGACTACAAGAGCTCCCTAAATCCACCAGCGCCAGTTGTCAGCGAGCCCTCAGCTAATGGTGATGTGGATATGCTTAGTGCCAGTGATGATAATGCTATGGATACTTTAATCAAGCTTGAGGATGATATAAGTAAGTACCGCTAAccataagaaaatataaaaaaaaaaaaaacaacaaaacggaTTTTTATGAACACTAATTGTTTTGAGAGGTTTTTGTTGTAGGGAAAGATTACAGTTTCCAATTTCCACCTTTAAAactcaacatttattttttaaatcatttacaGATGATGCCAAAAATCCATCGGAAACCTTGAtggatgacgatgatgatgatgttattGTGCTACCCAATGAAGAACCGAGTGTAACCGAGAtcgtcgatgatgatgacgatgaggaaTACGTTCCGGTCAGTGTGGCACGTACAGAAGCGGATGTCGATTcggagaaagagaaggagccTGCATCCGCGCTAAACACCGAAGAGGGACATGAGCAAGGGCTGCAAAAAGAGAAGGAATACGATCAGCACCAGAAGGCTGAAAATGCTAATGAATCAGATGTGGATGTAGAGATACAGGAGCCAAACATTCCCTTTACCGATCTTGATACATACGTTGAGAAGGAACCGCTTCCATTACTGAATGTCAAGATCAAGGAGGAGCCAAAAGACgacgatgaagatgaagacgatGACTTCGAAGATGTGGGCACAGTGGTGACATTGTTACCGCTTCCTGAAGATGAGATATCTATTAATAGCAGTGGTAAGTGGCGCAAATGAATACTTTGCCAGTTTCAAATCCTCATTTTGAATcctattaatttaaatgtcttCCGAACAGAAACACAAACGCAAACGATTGATTCATCTGCCTCGCCAGCAACTATAGAGCGCCCAGCATCGGTTGCATCGCTCTCAATGCCGGCTCATGAGGATGAACTTGAACTGGAGCCAGTTGGGCCAGTGCCGGGGACGTCATCCGAGGCTGATTTTAATGGTGAGAATCCGCAGGAGACACATAATCTGAGCGCAGCTGGACCGGCTCCAGCGTTACCTTTGGCTAGCatagttaataaaataaaaataaatataactaaGAATACAAGTAGTAATAGTCATAATAGtgcctcaacaacaacaacgacgacaacaacaacagcagcagcagcagcaacggacTCGCAAGTGTCGGCAATCAGTGTAATTGGTGGCTCTGGAAATACCGATGGGCAgcaccagctgcagcagcaacaacagcagaataATTCAATAGAAACCATTTCCACAATTCCAGTTCTGTGTGGAGGCAATATGTTTGTCCCCAAAATTGCCACCAGCAGTTCCACAAATGCACCACCTGCTAACATTAGTTCAATATCGGTGATTGGCAGCAATTacggcagtagcagcagcagcaacaacagcaccagcggcagtaataacaatagcaacacTAGTGCCGCTTCGCGTTCAAATACAGCGACGGTATCTTCAATGGGAGCTCCGGCATTGTCAACGACTTCCAGCAGCGGGAATGCGACAGCGCCTACTGCTCAAAGGTCGACAACTCCGCcgccagctgctgcagttgaagCTGATCCTGAGCCGATCATAGAACAAAAGCCAGCGTTACGAAACGTCACATTAAAGAAGACTAAGAAAGTTCAAAATGGTGTTGAAACATCGGGCCTCTGCTCCATTATGTAAAAAATCAGGAGGAAGAGGCACTTACATacattactatatatattcctACTCTCAATCAGTTTTTAATTagcaatttacaaattattttagaaCGTTACTtagttttaaacaatttacagaCGTGTGATCGATCGAAGcgcgtttttcttttctgtagGTACCCATCACAACCTTCAGTATAAACACCGCCCCGCCTGGGCAGCGCTACGGGCGTAACACTTAACTTATTTTCTAACggtaatgcaaataaaactaattttacacgaataaaaagaaaaataataagtatacaTAATTTGTGATAATTTTATAACACCTGagaataaatacaattacacAAATCAAgcttatatttcattatatcaTGTAATGTACATCTGCTAATCtgaaacaataaatcaaaagctgaatttaatattttattttattcgttATTAATCCTTGTATATCcgattattttaaatatataaatacttgataatttcaataaaaataactactcaataaaataaaaattttcttttatttgtaaacCTACAACTTTTTTCTTAACTTTGCTagttttttaaagttttaattcTCAGGGCGCGCGACTAGAGTGTTGTGTAATGGTCGGTTATATATTTTGGCAAAACATCGTAGCTCTGAGCTTTCTTCACAAAACAATAGTCTaaagtataaattatatacGATGTATGCGCATGTTGATGTTTTGGGTAacatataacatttttatctcatattgatatattttttcaagccactaaaaaaaaatgcttttacTTGTTATGTCTATTAAAAATTTCGCGCAATTTCTTATACGTTTTGATAATTTGTCAAAATACCATTCCGCATAAAAATTATTAGGGCTTCtgttatttgtgtattttgatttaaaacgaatagtattaaattaacgtattaaaaattaagttataatcaattttaaccttttaaaatatttgtattttttgcaaaaattatcgataacatcgattttaatattcaattttgtcaacattaatatatcgatagtGTTACCGATAATTTTACTTTCCATGCACGTGGGCCTGTTTagtgtttaaatttattgaatataaaaaagtagTTAAACAAATGtcttcgtctttttttttaaagccaGGCGCAGCTAAACAGGCCAACAAAAAACGCAAGGTCAGTATCATACATCGAAACTTACTACGCAACAATATTGACGGCACTCTCAAAACAGAATATTgcggcaaaagcaaaaaaaggcGTCACAAAACCAGGGAAACGTACCCAAAATGCAGCAGCTCCACCGCCTAAAAAACAACGACGAGCCAAAGTTGATGATGAGGAAATCGCcagtgatgatgatgagtacGGCAGTGAAGTGGACGGTGATGCACTCACCTTCTCAGCTGACGAAGCAGAAGAAGCTGAAACACCACAAGACAAACGTTTGCGTTTGGCCAAACAATATTTGTCGGAGATTGAGAGACAGGAGGCGGAACGTGCTGAAGATCGGGAGCTAAGCAAAAGCATCGAACAACGCCTGCAGACTGAGTATCTGGATAGTGTGGGGCGATTGAGACGCAACATTGCTGGCAACATTAAATCATGCATCATAGAAAGCAACCTCAAACACAAGCTCCATCACACGCCGTTGTGTGCTCTTGCCTTAAGTGCGGATGGCAAATACCTCTATGCTGGCGCAAAGTCGCAATATGTGCTTCGTTGGTGCACGGAGAGTGGCAAAGTTCTGGGGAAATGCGATGTGTTGCCGCATCGCGAGGAACCCGAAACCGGCAAGAAGCGAAGATCCCATGTTATTGCCATATGTCTGTCTAGTGATATGAAGTTCATGGCCATTGCCGAGGGCGGTCTCCACATACAGATCTGGTGTCCACAGACAATGAAGCATGTGAAAACCTTTAAAGGCCACAGGGATAATGTTTCCGCATTGGTTTTTCGCAAGGGAACGCATGAGTTGTATTCAGCGGCCAAGGATCGTTCAGTGAAAATATGGTCTTTAGATGAATTGGCGTATGTGGAGAGTTTGTAAGTTAGAGATAGCTTTGCAAATGG encodes the following:
- the LOC133840419 gene encoding uncharacterized protein LOC133840419 isoform X1, which gives rise to MESLFQSYPEDARRIGEEYLSSLTDLNCNSKPLINMLTMLAEENINYAQVIVRVVEYHISQVPPEFKLPILYLIDSIIKNVKSSYVQLFGQCIVNIFLHAFESVQHSPSQVLEKVRERMYLLRQTWNEVFPASKMYALDVKVKRLDNNWPITAKPSQATKIHVNPAIHVNPDFLKTGMVSMPVNNTLQSDMEEILQAKTRELLELKKRKLELELEQTKLHLKEQERQLSQATDAISVAPMTVAAPTTSLRPPGMETILAPTGAAVAPMYPSGMRQMRPMAPAVAGGMPPVIGQQPPFANKPKVHPVNPAMLSSVRQRDPRLARQQQSQPSSQMAAPMRTADPRLEGHKTSSSSSSSTHKSSRSRSKSPMRNSGSSRSSKSVSSSNHHHTSSSGNSSRKRSESKSSTASTSSSGSDGRHKSSNSGGSPVKRSSSSRDKPSNKEQNERYAHNGGSPVPSKRKSSSPASSPAKSKRNATHKSSSSSSSSTSRRDGASSKPSSSSNQRSRSRSPIYKDVDMRSVTRSKSPEVASGQGAPSTATAAKIQTAAAAATTTPDTALNAIDLEKRPRPSATVAAAASSTAPHLEAQIMDVDMRPFASLSLAKPATPPPPVITIGRPSATSNPESSNSITGTTNASSDSNASNSSSKLPTKVSFKIQKPFNKLEKSTAHLSTASLLAATAIAPSLTADVANVKQPSPAPSSSLQQSINKLMNPAQTQVGGEKRSAGQLPLDHDDVEEDEHLQQPQQKRSKSAKLDALFGSEDVDLRRVLPGKPVAIGASSVIVVEDDSMDNCDSDKQSAKASHRKPSLDELRAKLATTARNNQKLSKGEKLKDHPVTQRLKQLAELKPNDDSQEAHDETMRTILSQAQEMFENHGMNEDQYKDLVTKVVAMNESSKLKDNRRRDPADDEDSDRNAARDAVLRKRIPKLKGNENHASSSPRSDGDPRGYEDQHLVNNEKAQAQSKLSKSKRDGKRRKPSKWGDQVDPAAAQRAAWQLAQNNNNNNNNNNKRMPVANVAAGGAFRSTPWQHPPMVIAQAAVPPPPQPPTMMGMPNVAPAAMTKAINSLDNPMADMVRSITIDGGSKEIRFYNQVAVIFMDGDEPHEIGFQHGQRAIYIDHNEPLALSFNDDYKPFQLEGQLHRIRFGHPSRELYIDDHWYEIYFGGPPVSLPIGNKLHVLKAEGPPPNVDIGRVRRDLVVGKINMIVDAHTIVPLFLDGRQQTFLLGAEQHSLQFVDSFLYALLDGQLQKLEYGGLPKSMKLNGGRNCFIRFGTLPKGVQAGKAHVQDMVYIKTDAPAEPPQPPPLPVPVTAPIQGIVPLEQPTASSLAGAPAGGGNAAVSLPAAAAALSNLNIDELFQKLVSSGIIGAPSTVPAPVTSNVSVPGLEVTSNSSKDAAPAVAVPIPAATPSEPIKRIDLNKPDTIKTRQTAVIATLYLGMQCSSCGVRFPPEQTIKYSQHLDWHFRQNRRERDSTRKATSKRWFYDLTDWRQYEEIEDVEEREKNFLEAQGQQLGPDAADEVSQQRSMDSPMPSCAAGTDDVDRCCDMCHEKFEQFYNEELEEWHLRSAIRVEDKIYHPLCYEDYKSSLNPPAPVVSEPSANGDVDMLSASDDNAMDTLIKLEDDINDAKNPSETLMDDDDDDVIVLPNEEPSVTEIVDDDDDEEYVPVSVARTEADVDSEKEKEPASALNTEEGHEQGLQKEKEYDQHQKAENANESDVDVEIQEPNIPFTDLDTYVEKEPLPLLNVKIKEEPKDDDEDEDDDFEDVGTVVTLLPLPEDEISINSSETQTQTIDSSASPATIERPASVASLSMPAHEDELELEPVGPVPGTSSEADFNGENPQETHNLSAAGPAPALPLASIVNKIKINITKNTSSNSHNSASTTTTTTTTTAAAAATDSQVSAISVIGGSGNTDGQHQLQQQQQQNNSIETISTIPVLCGGNMFVPKIATSSSTNAPPANISSISVIGSNYGSSSSSNNSTSGSNNNSNTSAASRSNTATVSSMGAPALSTTSSSGNATAPTAQRSTTPPPAAAVEADPEPIIEQKPALRNVTLKKTKKVQNGVETSGLCSIM